The following coding sequences lie in one Clostridiisalibacter paucivorans DSM 22131 genomic window:
- the sleB gene encoding spore cortex-lytic enzyme, with the protein MKKRILLILIIMVFILCTAANAAPRILYWGSTGQPVKDVQYRLREWGYYEGDVDGIYGSRTYRAVRRFQRNNNLSVDGIVGPKTASAIGIRLDNAGSVAASTSRDDNVYLLGRAIHGEARGEPYIGKVAVAAVILNRVDHPSFPNSIAGVIYQPGAFTAVSDGQINLAPDDESLRAARDALNGWDPSYGCRYYWNPATSTSKWIWSRKVIIKIGKHWFGN; encoded by the coding sequence TTGAAAAAAAGAATCTTATTGATACTTATTATTATGGTGTTTATTCTATGCACAGCTGCAAATGCAGCACCTAGAATATTATACTGGGGTTCAACAGGCCAGCCAGTGAAGGATGTTCAATATAGATTGAGAGAATGGGGCTATTATGAAGGAGATGTAGACGGTATATATGGTTCTAGAACATATAGGGCAGTTAGGAGATTTCAAAGGAATAACAATCTTTCGGTAGATGGAATAGTGGGACCTAAAACTGCATCAGCTATAGGAATAAGGCTTGATAATGCAGGGTCTGTAGCTGCTTCTACATCTAGGGATGACAATGTCTATCTTTTAGGTAGAGCCATACATGGAGAGGCAAGAGGAGAGCCATATATAGGTAAGGTAGCAGTGGCTGCCGTTATATTAAATAGAGTGGATCATCCATCTTTTCCAAATAGCATAGCAGGTGTAATATATCAACCGGGGGCATTTACAGCTGTTAGTGATGGACAAATAAATTTAGCTCCAGATGATGAATCTTTAAGGGCAGCAAGGGATGCATTAAATGGATGGGACCCAAGTTATGGTTGCAGATATTACTGGAATCCTGCTACATCCACCAGTAAATGGATTTGGAGTAGAAAGGTCATTATAAAAATAGGCAAACATTGGTTTGGAAACTAA
- the ispE gene encoding 4-(cytidine 5'-diphospho)-2-C-methyl-D-erythritol kinase produces the protein MVKSVEINAHAKINLALDVISRREDGYHELRMIMQQIELHDVLYIEEIEAGNISISCSNPNIPVDASNLVYKSWKLMSNLYKVDNGIRIHIDKHIPVAAGLAGGSADAAAVLKGLNTLWNMGLTNQELMDIAVNIGADVPYCIMGKTALAEGIGEKLTAIQKMKETHILLAKPPIDVSTAQVYKSLDLDNIKRHPDIEGLIKYINSNYQKELASNMVNVLETVTAKKYPIIEKIKLEMMRFGALGSMMSGSGPSVFGIFDDYENMSRCKNDLERWAGKVIMTKTI, from the coding sequence ATGGTAAAGTCTGTAGAAATTAATGCACATGCAAAAATAAATTTAGCATTGGATGTAATATCTAGAAGAGAAGATGGTTATCATGAACTTAGGATGATAATGCAACAGATAGAATTGCACGATGTTTTGTATATAGAAGAAATAGAAGCTGGCAATATAAGTATAAGCTGTAGTAATCCCAATATTCCTGTAGATGCTTCAAACTTAGTGTATAAGTCATGGAAATTGATGTCTAATTTATATAAAGTCGATAATGGAATTAGAATACATATTGATAAACATATTCCTGTAGCAGCAGGATTGGCTGGAGGTAGTGCCGATGCAGCGGCAGTATTAAAGGGACTAAATACATTATGGAATATGGGACTTACCAATCAAGAGCTGATGGATATAGCCGTTAATATAGGTGCAGATGTTCCCTATTGTATTATGGGAAAAACGGCACTGGCGGAGGGAATAGGTGAAAAGCTCACTGCAATACAGAAAATGAAAGAAACTCATATATTGTTAGCAAAACCTCCCATAGATGTATCTACAGCCCAAGTTTATAAATCTTTAGATTTAGATAATATAAAAAGACATCCTGATATAGAAGGACTAATAAAGTATATAAATAGTAATTATCAAAAGGAACTAGCTTCAAATATGGTTAATGTTTTAGAAACTGTTACTGCTAAGAAATATCCTATTATTGAGAAAATAAAATTAGAGATGATGAGATTTGGAGCATTGGGGAGTATGATGAGCGGTAGTGGACCTTCAGTTTTTGGTATATTTGATGATTATGAAAATATGTCTAGGTGTAAAAACGATTTAGAAAGGTGGGCAGGAAAAGTTATTATGACTAAAACAATCTAA
- a CDS encoding Ger(x)C family spore germination protein, whose product MKIYIFILIICIVFLSGCWDKVEIDKRAFITAIGIDSYEIEKEEDNQNKFKDRYNITYEYPNLDYIGKDSSGPPRFTISSTGNNVYQISRQSTTRTDKVFTFSHTKAIIFGKDFLNTELFQKVMDTFERDPVISKKAYVLIASDSAQEILEAELESEPIIGAYISGAMERIQVSSRYNKETTGDLVSKLHETNGCAIIPRITKHEDELKIAGSGVIKDYKFIGWLGEIETRGFILLTDKVKYDEITVVYKDLSIPYVLTGTSIKKHAYIDKNGTIHFVFDLVTEGYTKEYILDSTEHLLEKEVLENIEKKLEIEIEKQALKTINKLQQVFNVDVIGVQEYLSKYEPDIWDTVKEQWETEFKKVKISVKVDSKLRRTGLAK is encoded by the coding sequence ATGAAAATATATATTTTTATTTTGATTATTTGTATTGTATTTTTATCGGGATGTTGGGATAAGGTAGAGATAGATAAAAGGGCATTTATAACAGCGATAGGCATAGATAGTTATGAGATTGAGAAAGAAGAAGATAATCAAAATAAATTTAAAGATAGATACAATATAACATATGAGTATCCAAACTTAGATTATATAGGAAAGGATTCTTCAGGGCCTCCTCGTTTTACCATAAGCAGTACAGGAAACAATGTATACCAGATATCTAGACAATCAACTACTAGGACAGATAAAGTATTTACATTTAGTCATACAAAGGCCATTATATTTGGCAAAGATTTTTTAAATACAGAACTTTTTCAAAAGGTAATGGATACATTTGAAAGGGATCCAGTGATAAGTAAAAAGGCATATGTACTAATAGCCTCTGATAGTGCCCAAGAGATATTAGAGGCAGAATTGGAATCGGAACCTATCATAGGTGCATATATATCGGGAGCCATGGAAAGGATCCAGGTGAGTTCAAGATACAATAAAGAAACAACTGGAGATCTAGTTTCAAAACTTCACGAAACCAATGGCTGTGCAATTATACCTAGAATAACAAAACATGAAGATGAATTGAAGATAGCAGGATCGGGTGTAATAAAAGATTACAAATTTATTGGTTGGCTGGGTGAGATAGAAACTAGAGGGTTCATACTTTTAACAGATAAGGTGAAATATGATGAAATAACTGTAGTATACAAAGACTTATCAATACCATATGTACTTACTGGGACATCTATAAAGAAGCATGCCTATATTGATAAAAATGGGACTATACATTTTGTATTTGATTTAGTTACAGAGGGATATACTAAGGAATATATACTTGATAGTACAGAACATCTTTTAGAGAAAGAAGTGCTAGAAAATATAGAAAAAAAATTGGAAATAGAGATAGAGAAGCAAGCGCTGAAAACTATAAACAAACTTCAGCAGGTGTTCAATGTGGATGTAATAGGAGTGCAAGAATATTTGAGTAAATATGAACCAGATATATGGGATACAGTTAAAGAGCAATGGGAAACAGAATTTAAAAAAGTAAAAATAAGTGTAAAAGTTGATTCAAAGCTGAGAAGAACGGGATTAGCCAAATAA
- a CDS encoding GerAB/ArcD/ProY family transporter, which translates to MIGKDNITKGQNAAIMVGLTLGVGILSLPSNLINKVGKDGWILIILGGIMTSIMVVVLTKLNNMYRGEDINQYAVHILKKPLGKIISIIYILYYLGLLAFVMRIFAEVTEMFLLINTPTEFIIITMLLATSYIARMGIEPIGRIVQIIIPIVVIPIFLLLLTLLPELHFDNILPICRCDFKEILFTLPTIFFSFLGFEIIAINNGFMLKEQQSIKTNVYAVLTITAIYMFTFLITIMKFGEEKLDHLLWPSLSIMKTIDIPGAFIENIEGIVMSLWMLMIFATVAPVLFAVAFSFSRLFNCKKYEHYVIPVLPVVYILSLMPDNLAEAYNYMDMFSYYIGVAATIVIPLSLFIFAIMKFKRQNR; encoded by the coding sequence ATGATTGGGAAGGATAATATAACAAAGGGACAAAATGCTGCTATAATGGTTGGATTGACATTAGGGGTAGGGATATTATCTTTGCCTAGTAACTTAATAAATAAGGTTGGAAAAGATGGTTGGATATTGATTATTTTAGGTGGAATAATGACATCTATTATGGTAGTGGTGTTGACTAAATTGAATAATATGTATAGGGGAGAAGATATAAATCAATATGCAGTTCATATATTGAAAAAACCCTTGGGTAAAATAATATCTATAATATATATTTTATACTATTTAGGATTACTGGCATTTGTTATGCGGATATTTGCAGAAGTTACTGAGATGTTTTTATTAATAAATACGCCTACAGAATTTATAATTATAACTATGCTTTTGGCTACATCGTATATAGCCCGTATGGGTATAGAGCCCATAGGAAGAATAGTGCAGATAATCATACCCATAGTAGTAATTCCCATATTTCTGTTACTATTGACATTATTACCAGAGTTACATTTTGACAATATACTACCGATCTGTAGATGTGATTTCAAGGAGATACTATTTACGCTACCAACCATATTTTTTAGTTTCTTAGGATTTGAAATTATAGCTATAAATAATGGTTTTATGTTAAAGGAACAGCAGAGTATAAAAACTAATGTATATGCTGTTTTGACTATAACGGCTATATATATGTTTACATTTTTAATAACTATTATGAAATTTGGGGAAGAAAAATTAGATCATCTTTTATGGCCTTCATTGTCAATAATGAAGACCATAGATATACCTGGTGCTTTTATTGAAAATATAGAGGGAATAGTTATGTCGTTATGGATGCTGATGATATTTGCAACTGTAGCACCTGTACTATTTGCTGTTGCTTTTTCCTTTTCGAGGCTATTTAATTGCAAAAAATATGAGCACTATGTAATACCAGTACTGCCTGTAGTCTATATATTATCTTTAATGCCTGACAATTTAGCAGAGGCATATAATTATATGGATATGTTCTCCTATTATATAGGAGTTGCAGCTACTATAGTTATTCCTTTAAGTTTATTCATATTTGCAATAATGAAATTTAAAAGACAAAATCGATAA
- the spoIIR gene encoding stage II sporulation protein R: MKKRILTMLLVIIILTPIIGYGYARDVFKNREEYKEKFIRFHVIANSDSPEDQQLKLRVRDKILEEMGKKFEHSNSIDETKEIVKENLDRIEYIARKEIKENGKDYDVEASIGLSDFPTKRYGDYTLPAGKYEAVKVIIGEGNGQNWWCVMFPPLCFIDTNNGLTGHKSEKALKKVLTQEEYNMILTSRQEEKPMKLKFKIVELFEKNKNVLLGEKNNH; encoded by the coding sequence ATGAAAAAGAGGATATTGACCATGCTATTGGTCATAATTATATTAACTCCCATAATTGGGTATGGGTATGCAAGGGATGTATTTAAGAACAGGGAAGAATATAAGGAGAAATTTATTAGATTTCATGTAATAGCAAATAGTGATTCTCCCGAGGATCAACAGCTGAAATTGAGGGTAAGAGATAAGATATTAGAAGAGATGGGAAAGAAATTCGAACATTCCAATTCCATAGATGAAACTAAAGAAATAGTAAAAGAAAATTTAGATAGAATAGAATACATAGCAAGAAAAGAAATAAAGGAAAATGGCAAAGATTATGATGTAGAAGCATCTATTGGATTATCGGATTTTCCCACAAAAAGGTATGGAGATTATACACTTCCAGCGGGAAAATATGAGGCAGTAAAAGTAATTATTGGAGAAGGTAATGGACAAAACTGGTGGTGTGTAATGTTTCCACCTCTATGCTTTATAGATACAAATAATGGATTGACAGGACATAAATCAGAAAAGGCGTTAAAAAAAGTATTGACCCAAGAAGAATACAATATGATTCTTACATCTAGACAGGAAGAAAAACCAATGAAATTAAAATTTAAAATAGTTGAGTTGTTTGAAAAAAACAAAAATGTATTACTAGGGGAAAAAAATAATCACTGA
- a CDS encoding CLC_0170 family protein, with protein sequence MLIKIDEIKSILNPYFLVFIFSVGIFTWIVDVAKLKKSGFKRDTKIARYISLGYIIMAPAIYILLFILGGE encoded by the coding sequence ATGTTGATTAAAATAGATGAAATTAAAAGCATATTAAATCCCTATTTTTTAGTTTTTATATTTTCAGTGGGAATTTTCACTTGGATAGTAGATGTTGCTAAATTAAAAAAATCGGGATTTAAAAGAGATACAAAAATAGCAAGATATATATCATTAGGATATATTATTATGGCTCCTGCAATTTATATATTGCTATTTATACTAGGAGGAGAATAA
- the ypeB gene encoding germination protein YpeB encodes MKKRNIIISSFLAFAILATGIWGYTQYRKARTYEIMLNNQYQRMFYDMKDNVETVQTSLSKALLSESKEQNVLLLSQIWQQAYFAKDKLAQLPVKHSDLAKTEKFLNQVADYSYALLQDHLDENNLDNKQRQSLFKLQDYTAYLSGELEGIHQKVLKGDIDISSLSGEKDFRKANENMINTRLAKYEEEQLTEYPELIYDGPFSDQVLNVKPKGLGDKEFTEKEAEEVAKKFIGVEKVEKITGFEQGENSDAANINAYTFSIVPENKDKESAIYIGISKMGGKPIWMENPRPVKDKKLSDKDAEKSARDFLKEKGFEGMEPNYSLKYDGSILYNFAYTKDDVTIYTDLIKVKIALDNGEIIGFDASKYLKSHYEREIDTPEITKEQARERVRYDFDISKTRLAIIPDRGNNDLLCYEFRGKYKGLDFIVYINAATGKEEKILKIIKDENGTLMI; translated from the coding sequence GTGAAAAAGAGGAATATTATAATATCTTCATTTTTGGCATTTGCGATTTTGGCAACAGGAATTTGGGGATATACCCAATATAGAAAGGCAAGGACATATGAGATTATGTTGAATAATCAATATCAAAGGATGTTTTATGATATGAAAGATAATGTAGAAACAGTACAGACATCATTATCAAAGGCACTGTTGTCAGAATCAAAGGAGCAAAATGTATTATTATTGTCTCAAATATGGCAACAAGCATATTTTGCCAAGGATAAACTGGCCCAGCTTCCTGTAAAACATAGTGATCTAGCTAAAACTGAAAAATTTTTAAACCAAGTAGCTGACTATAGTTATGCATTATTACAGGACCATTTAGATGAAAATAATTTAGACAATAAACAACGACAATCTCTTTTCAAACTTCAAGACTATACTGCATATTTATCAGGAGAGCTTGAAGGTATACATCAAAAGGTATTGAAGGGTGATATAGATATTAGTTCATTGTCGGGAGAAAAAGATTTTAGGAAGGCCAATGAAAATATGATAAATACAAGATTGGCTAAATATGAAGAGGAACAACTTACTGAGTATCCAGAGCTCATATATGATGGGCCATTTTCGGACCAAGTATTAAATGTCAAGCCTAAGGGATTGGGAGATAAGGAGTTTACAGAGAAGGAAGCAGAAGAAGTAGCTAAAAAGTTTATAGGAGTAGAAAAAGTAGAAAAGATAACTGGGTTTGAACAAGGGGAAAATAGTGATGCCGCCAATATCAATGCCTATACCTTTAGTATAGTCCCTGAAAATAAAGACAAAGAATCGGCTATATACATAGGGATAAGTAAGATGGGAGGAAAGCCCATATGGATGGAAAACCCTAGGCCAGTAAAAGATAAAAAGCTGTCTGATAAGGACGCAGAAAAAAGTGCAAGAGATTTTCTTAAAGAAAAGGGATTTGAAGGTATGGAGCCCAATTATTCATTAAAGTATGATGGGTCAATATTATATAATTTTGCATATACCAAGGATGATGTAACCATATATACAGATTTAATAAAGGTGAAGATAGCGTTAGATAATGGAGAGATTATCGGATTCGATGCATCGAAATATCTAAAAAGCCACTATGAAAGAGAAATCGATACTCCTGAAATAACAAAAGAACAGGCAAGGGAAAGGGTAAGATATGATTTTGATATCTCAAAGACAAGACTTGCCATAATACCAGATAGGGGAAATAATGATTTGCTATGCTATGAATTTAGAGGTAAGTACAAGGGTCTAGACTTTATAGTATATATAAATGCCGCCACAGGTAAGGAAGAAAAAATATTGAAAATAATAAAGGACGAAAATGGAACATTGATGATATAG
- a CDS encoding GntR family transcriptional regulator, whose protein sequence is MEKDLSKLDLQNYKPLREIVFQYLREAIIDGALKPGERLMEVQLGEKLGVSRTPVREAIRKLELEGLVVMEPRKGAYVADVSLNDLLNVLEIRSVLEGLAASLASKRITEQELAILKSKLYEFNESLARKNKKEIIEKDIELHDIIFKASRNKRLISLVDSLREQVHRFRIRYINRFNSSNRLGEEHRDIIEAISQGDSEKAKEYAEKHIKSAQEFILQQVDEKFKKNTTRSK, encoded by the coding sequence ATGGAAAAGGATTTAAGTAAATTGGATTTACAAAATTATAAACCTCTTAGAGAAATTGTTTTTCAGTATTTGAGAGAAGCAATTATAGATGGTGCATTAAAGCCTGGCGAGAGACTAATGGAAGTACAATTGGGGGAGAAGCTGGGAGTTAGTCGTACTCCTGTAAGGGAGGCCATAAGAAAATTAGAGTTAGAGGGATTAGTTGTAATGGAACCTAGAAAGGGTGCCTATGTAGCAGATGTATCTTTAAATGATTTGCTCAATGTATTAGAGATAAGATCTGTATTAGAGGGATTGGCAGCATCATTAGCATCTAAAAGGATTACAGAACAGGAATTGGCTATATTGAAAAGTAAATTGTATGAATTTAACGAAAGTTTAGCTAGAAAAAATAAAAAAGAGATTATAGAAAAGGATATTGAACTCCATGACATAATATTTAAGGCATCTAGGAATAAAAGATTGATATCTCTAGTGGATAGTTTAAGGGAGCAGGTCCATAGATTTAGGATTAGATATATAAATAGATTTAATAGCTCCAATAGATTGGGAGAGGAGCATAGAGATATTATAGAGGCCATATCACAGGGAGATAGTGAAAAGGCTAAAGAATATGCAGAAAAGCATATAAAGAGTGCTCAAGAATTTATATTGCAACAAGTAGACGAGAAATTCAAAAAAAATACAACAAGGAGTAAATAA
- a CDS encoding spore germination protein translates to MSKTLLSKNIENNLKNIKDRLKDCDDVIYREFLVGERQTKKFVLIYVDGLIDKDIISDYVMESLMHQARELPPSPATIKSSIYDLAKNRNIAVPEIKEFDDIDNTIENILIGETVLLIDQIKKSMVISSRGWPIRGITEPQSETVIKGPRDGFVETAKVNTTLIRRRFRDAKLKVKYMQLGERSKTDIALMYIEDIVDNEVLKEVKDRLTSMKIDAVLESSYVEQMIEDSWVSPFPQVEVTERPDSVAASLTEGRIAIVVDNTPTVLIVPATLSMLLQSSEDYYFRWVVSSAVRILRYIAIPISLLLPSLYIAITSFHPGMLPTQLALYVAATRTGVPFPAFIEALIMEATIELLREAGTRVSGPIGTTISIVGGLVIGQAAVEAGIVSPLTIIVVALTTIASFSLPSYSFSSGFRVLRFPIMLLSSVLGLYGITLGVIIIISHLAGLKSFGVPYLAPYSSMFFMKDELKDTVIRPPLIFMRKRPKFFNIKDRTRIKK, encoded by the coding sequence ATGTCAAAAACATTGTTGTCTAAAAATATAGAAAATAATCTAAAAAATATAAAGGACAGATTAAAAGACTGTGATGATGTAATATATAGAGAATTTTTAGTAGGGGAAAGACAGACTAAAAAATTTGTCCTAATATATGTTGATGGCCTCATAGATAAAGATATTATAAGTGATTATGTGATGGAGTCTTTAATGCATCAAGCTAGAGAATTGCCCCCTAGTCCAGCTACTATAAAGAGTAGTATTTATGATTTAGCAAAAAACAGAAATATAGCTGTGCCTGAAATAAAAGAGTTTGATGATATAGATAATACTATAGAAAATATCTTGATAGGGGAAACAGTATTACTCATAGATCAAATTAAAAAGTCTATGGTTATATCTTCAAGGGGATGGCCTATAAGGGGGATAACAGAACCCCAATCAGAAACAGTGATAAAGGGACCAAGAGATGGATTTGTAGAGACAGCAAAGGTAAATACTACATTGATAAGAAGAAGGTTTAGAGATGCTAAATTGAAAGTAAAATATATGCAATTGGGGGAGAGGTCAAAAACTGATATAGCTTTAATGTATATTGAGGATATAGTAGATAATGAAGTGTTAAAGGAGGTAAAAGATAGGCTAACCAGCATGAAAATTGATGCTGTCCTTGAAAGCTCCTATGTGGAGCAGATGATAGAAGATAGCTGGGTTTCTCCATTTCCTCAAGTTGAGGTAACAGAAAGGCCTGATTCAGTAGCTGCATCATTAACGGAGGGGAGAATAGCCATAGTTGTTGATAATACTCCTACAGTATTAATAGTGCCTGCCACATTGAGTATGTTACTACAGTCATCAGAGGATTATTATTTTAGATGGGTGGTATCTTCTGCTGTGAGGATATTAAGATATATTGCAATACCTATTTCCTTACTATTACCCTCATTATATATAGCCATTACATCATTTCACCCTGGAATGCTTCCGACACAATTGGCTCTATATGTAGCGGCTACTAGGACTGGTGTACCATTTCCTGCATTTATAGAGGCGTTAATTATGGAAGCTACTATAGAACTTTTGAGAGAGGCAGGAACTAGAGTGTCAGGGCCCATAGGCACCACCATAAGTATAGTAGGGGGTCTTGTAATAGGTCAGGCAGCAGTTGAAGCAGGGATAGTAAGTCCATTGACCATAATAGTGGTGGCATTGACCACTATAGCTTCTTTTTCGTTACCTAGTTATAGTTTTTCATCGGGTTTTAGGGTACTCAGATTTCCCATTATGCTCTTATCATCTGTATTGGGACTTTATGGTATAACATTAGGTGTAATAATTATAATAAGTCATTTAGCAGGGCTCAAAAGTTTTGGAGTACCTTATTTAGCACCTTATTCCAGTATGTTTTTTATGAAGGATGAATTAAAGGATACAGTAATAAGACCTCCTTTGATATTTATGAGAAAGAGGCCAAAGTTTTTCAATATAAAGGATAGAACTAGGATTAAAAAATAG